The sequence CTCTCCTCTCCCCCTTTTATATAACGAACTTTCGTTCTCAATTTCTCAAACCCCAACTCTCTCTTCCTCCGTTTTCTGGCTGATCAACAATGCCGAAGGGAAGCAAGCTCACCAAAATCAAGTCCGTGCTTAAGAAAATGCAATCCTTCAAGCTCGGCCAAGGCGCCAAGCTCAGCTCCATCGCGGCCGCCAGCAATTCCTCTGACGACGAACCATCCGCCGTGTCCTCCAAGGATCTTCACTCCGTCTACGTCGGCAAGTCTCGGCGGAGGTATCTCATCACCTCAGACGTCATGGAAAATCCTCTTTTCCGTCAGCTTGTGGACCGGGATCACGAGGAATCGATCACCGTCGGTTGCGAGGTGGTGCTGTTCGAGCACCTCCTGTGGATGCTGGAAAATGCCGATCCTCAGCCCGATTCCTTGAACGAGCTCGTGGATTTCTACTCCTGCTGATGGCGGCGATTCAATAACTGCTGGTTctggaaaataataaaataatgatgGAGTGATTGTGTGCGGTAATCCCCACAATAGGGTGTGTGTAGTTTCGTTAGTTTGTatattctatttatttattactaCGAGGAATGTTAATAATGATGCGTTGATTAGCGCTGTAGATTATATTTTGAGATGAGATCAAATGAAAGTGATCGTGCGGTTGGCTGATCTTCAATCAAGAAATAGgtgcataatgatttgaaagaGAAAACAAGTTAAACTCGAGTACACTTTCAATCTAATTCAATTAAGCTATTGGATTTAGATAAATCCACTATGATGCAATCCATTTGATGTGGATTATCCTGGAAGTTGTGTCCAATGTATGTATttacaaaaattcattttaatttctataaatttatttgactaatacataattcataataaaaaataattctatatttttttaaacaaacaaTAATAGTTTTCTTGCATGGGAGtttaaagagtaggtctcttgtgagattgtctcacgaatttttatatgtgagacagatcaatcctaccgatatgcacaataaaaagtgatactcttagcataaaaagtaatattttttcatggatgactcaaacaagaaatctgtctcacaaaatacgacccgtgagaccgtctcacacaagttttgccGAGTTTAAAACCCCAAGACCCATCCAAACTTTAATAGAGAGCAATCGCTTGCTATTCAATGGTTAATTAGATATTCTCGTTAGAGTTTTACTCTTAAGATGTATTCAATGATCCACATTCATCTTCATATATAAGGTTTGTATAAAAGATCATggactaaaataaatataaatcattAGATACACACTCAAACGCAACGTCCTACGTGCAAGTTGAACTCAAACATAATGTAATACAACTTCATCGATTTTGCATGAAGGcggtaaaatttttttttttttgtatgtgaTCAGtaattgtgaaaaaaaaatcaaaaatattttttcgtggaAAAAAGAGAAATAATTAAACCATTTCCTTATCAATAAGTCGAGGGAATTTCCataaataattacaaaatttgaTTCTCTCAtcctttttttttggtttgccaaggaaataaatatttcttattaCAATTAATGCATCGCAATTTTTGATGAATTTGGACACCGCTGAATCTTAGTACAGTGCTGCCGAGGTGCACAGAATGTACATTAAATACGTGGATGGAacttaattgaaaaaaaattaagtcgAAATCTTAGAAAAaggagaagttggtgaaaaatcccaaatcaaaatatttttttgggttcactctctatccacaaaattgtgttactatgtcatacaaaatgtggtacacttcatgtggaaatatggtactaaaaaagtacccaaggactgaacacaaaaaaaatcgacggctggaaATTGGAGACCAATTTACCTTTAGAAAAATCCAAGCCAACAAGTTGTAAACATTTAgttgtattaattaaatatgtgatttataatatattttaatcaaaagtttttttttctctccatTAAATTATGGGAAATATTTTTACGCTCAAATGTAAATAATTTTGTCTTTAATAAAACATAATAATCTTTAGATCATGTTGCATGTCTCTACCGATCATGATTCATAGGCTCTTGATTTTCGCTTTCATTTCATCCATAGAATATGAAAGTACGATTCATTATTGAATCGAAGATTGTATCGCATCCGAGGTCAAATTTTCAACTAAGCatcataatatttcaaatatataatataaaattagtaTGTTATAAATTCAAGAGGTGTTCGTCTCAAAAATTTTACTTATTGGGTGGtgtaatattttgattttataagCGACTCTTCATTAGTTTAATATATCACAATGTGAGACAACTATAACATTGCGGACCTCTTGAGAAGCCGACATCTGCGACGGCTTATTCCAGACGATTTTCACTCATCTTTCAGTATTCAATGCATTCATCATGTATCTTAATTcaatctataattttttttatcagcaCTAATCCGATGATAGCCTTTTCTATATCACCTCTTCTGCTATGACAACTCTTAAAGAGAGCATCAATGTTCGATTATGAACTCAAGAGAGGTATCGTCACAAAAAGCTTGTCTATTAGTTGGTGTAATATCTTGATTTTATAGTTTACtatttattagtttaatatatcaaagcgagaaaaaatataacaaaaatatatattattaacaaaTTTGTTATGCAGTTATAATATTAAAGATCACGACTGTAATAACTAATTGTTACATCAGAGAAACAAAATGTACAAGGATGAATGTCATCAACTAGAAGAACATGGTAAATTCAGAGAgaatttagaataaaaatgtttgaataTTCAAAGTGTATATTATGAAAATTGATTCCATGTCTATAAGCTCAACTTGAAGGCATTAATAGCcgcattaattttatattaatggcGGGCACTTAAAACCTACTTCCCCAGCGCCAAGGTACATAGTGACTATTGAAAATCAAGGATTATTTTCATTATCCTCGATGACGGTTAAGATTTAGacttgaacctaactcaacctcaaaaaCAAGCTCAAAGGAAGAGGATTGTTCAAATCCATATATGTGGGGCCCCAggtccgacatctaatattaataattataattgtaacaaaccaaatgatcgagtaaaatacataatttgtggttcacaaatccacataaacatcgtcaaaataatttaattgtctcaaatttttgaaatataattttcaacgtgccaaaataaagaaatcccaacatcataaaatagctcctaagacccgagaatcccactctaactcgtatttcctcgccttgagctggactctggcatcccaagcctcgcctcacctaccgtcaagcacatgaaaacaagaggtactgGACATGCCGGtaagtataaacccagtatgatacaatcaataacatatgagaattaaagtgacaaatatttcatattaaattcataaagatgcaatataatgcaatgcatgatcagaagctgtgggctatcaataaatctcaagatcaagtgaatcatctggtcatagggtacccaaggaaagagaatcccccagcaacatccaccgactcatccgctcgaggtggggtgctgtgttctacaatcccaggactatggtgcgcatatagagagtgttcaggccatagcagcgacctccgcatacactatgccaactcaactatagccccatacgtccaacaaatcaataaatcaaggcgacctccgccatatcaaatctgaatcaacaagtggctcaatatgcaatgtaatgatgcaaatcaatatcatcatttcgatattataataaactcatctcaaggccacaatcatcatcaaatcacaaataattcatcgagccatagaattttcaatttaaaataaaaatgatacttttacatcgtatgttaccgaccgtaacatacctttcaaatattaccaaaagaagatcgaaatgtgtaggtgagaagtcttgaacctttgaattctactataactcaagaactttgatcatctatcaaaacagagtagtttctgttcaaaattcataattaattcaatactgcttcgaatcaagatccgtaaatttcttaacctcaatatgccataaaaacatttattgaatcattttatcaaacacatgacatGCATGCTAAAGAGTTAACTATTTTACTTtgtcattggcttcaattccattttaaacttcaaaccaacacaatttcaaaatCTCCAACATctaaatatctcaaatatcaactcaaatattaattctaaacttcaacccatttccaaacttgaacaaaatataacatacttacaccatcttgaagatcttgaagagaggattacaaatctaacttcatttcataattttcttgaacaaTTCTctcatagattgaagaagaaatgtagaaaatggaaggaaggagggtttcgttggaagagaaagaagaaaaatgaggaaaattatgatatcatTCGATTTTTTATGCCTTCCCAACACCAAAAAACGTTTTTCAACTTGCGGCCCGCCCCGGCGGATGTCTTTTTCCGCTTGGGCGCGGAACTCTTGGCCAAAACACCATGTTTTCCGAACAATACCCGCCCTGGCGCACATTAATTCCCGCCCGGGCGCGCACTCTGCGCATATCCACTACAAAGattgcttccgaaacgcctcttcccttcataatttggaaaagtggtaaacgggaaagttgtagccctatgtcttggcttgcatctccaattggcctcatatcatttggaggtctgagtaaaaagttatgctcaatctcccaacatgtgtcattgtaggaacgacgatgcgcacgacacacttcagggcgcttttggctcgtcttccctaatgatttgaacaaaactcaaaacatgaaagttatagccttatgtcttatttttctaatgaaagtggcctcacataaattggatcaatatacaaaacattatgctaaaaatcacaactactgccacatttttcatatcgtttctgcacttccactacctatttagctcaaattcaacctttgattctacccatccattatctattccattctataacattcattatcattcataccataacgtaaggtcataaaccatcacaactactgtcacattttaaaaattcggGTATTACAATATATGTAACTCCCATGAATTTTATCTaatcgatgtgggacaactaacacactcTCCTCAAGCTCAGGAATGAACATTTGAAGCCTGAAATTTACAAATGACTCAACTACGGGCAGAACGGGTGGTCCAGCTACGGACAGTCCAACACATAGTAGTGAAACATGTGCCCTGATACCATTTTAAGATTAGGATTTTTTAAGCTTAGGACTTGaatctaactcaaccccaaaagctagtcCAATAAGGAAGATTGTCCAAATCCATATACGTAACTTCCAAGTATTTTAttcaaccgatgtgggacaactaacaatAAGAAACCCGGACTTGAGCGTTATCAGAACAAGTCATTGCTTCAGGGGCACCATATGACATGGAGCTCAAAAAACAACCTTAATATAtgtatttatacattttctcTGTAATTAGTCTTTGGGGAGAACAAAAAAACTCttaatcagaaaaaaaaaatgataccaCATTTTGAAGTGCCCAAATATTGATATAAagttgtttaaataaattacaaGTATTTACACATAACACACGCTTTACTTTACACAACTCGGAGACCAGAAAGGTGTTGGTTTTCATTGTTTTCTGGTACGACTTACAAGTCAAAACATAGTACTTTTCTAGTACcgcatttattttatttaatatatattttgaccGCTGTCTGTCTATGTTTACCTTTAGTTGCAAATTCAAAAATACTAACGATTGGATTAGAgttgttgattaattaatttatatagaaTATTTAACAAGAgctaattaataatttgaagacaatatatttattaagtACACACCTTTTGTCACAACATAACAATGAATAAAGCtatattgtttaaaatttaacataaataataatactatgttttatatgtgCGTATTGAAATAAAAGTAGATTTCTTGTGACGGGTCAACTATGCtcgtatatataataaaaagtaattttttttatgtgtgacctaaataaaatatatgtataacaAAATTGACCATTGAGACGGTATTACATGAGTTTTTTGTGTTGAAATAAATACAAGgctttgaaaaaattaattacataTATGCAAGATTTACAAATTCATCTAACAAATTTTACATATTCTGtctaaaatgtatttttaactCTCAATTCGTTATTACTAGTTACTTTGCACATGtacagttttttttatcattatcgatagaATAGTAATCTAGGTGGTTAATATCATGtactcaactttaataaaatagaatagattaTCATTATCCATAATTTATGGGCCAAAAGTTCACTTTAAGCCAGCTCTAATTATAATAACTTTCTATTGGATTCctaatcaaatataaaaatattgaatttcatTTGcaaatattcataattttgaGTGATGTATTTTCATCCTAAAGAAATATATTAGTTAACTATTTTGAGTTTATTATTAATTCGACTATGTCGTTCTAAAGGCCGGCCCATGTGTGTTCCGGCTAACTGACCTTCCTTTTTGCTACCCAGCGGGTCCCGCCGGTCAAGTTCAAGCTCCTCCAATTCATGCGGTTTTAAAAAGTTTCGAATATTTGTCGTCAATttccttaattttttatttttagcaaAGAAACAAGTGAAGAGACACCTGAAGtctgatatattttttatgaataaaaacgATATATTTTTTGTGAATAAAAACTCGTTATAGTGTTTGTTATgtcatgaaaatcatatatatcTCCACAATGTTATGATATTGTCTACTTTGAGCATAAATTTTCATAGATTTGTTTGTGGACTTTACCAATAGACATCGCGTCAATTGAGATATCATTTTATCTTATTAAGTTAGGATCTTCCAATTTGGTAGTTTTGTTGCATTCTCAACAATCTCCTTTCAAATGAAGTTTCATCATTTTTCTCATGATTCGAGCCTTCTCTTTGACTTTATTCGTCCTCAAATCGAGGTCACTTATCTTCACCGCGTTGGAGCGTACGTCTTACATGATATATTTAGAGCGTCACTCACCTCGAGAgcttatcaaagatttttacTGGGAGCTCTAACCTCCTTCGTTTTTAAGTATCGAGGAGTCCATTCACATGACTTGACCTAGACCATGTATCTTATACTACTTGTTGTGTCATGAAAGTCGTGCATATCTCTACAAtggtatgatattgtccactttggaTATAAACCCTCAGTGGATTATTTTTGGACTTACCCAAAATGTCTCATACCAATGAAAATAACATTCCATCTTATTAA comes from Primulina huaijiensis isolate GDHJ02 chromosome 5, ASM1229523v2, whole genome shotgun sequence and encodes:
- the LOC140977800 gene encoding auxin-responsive protein SAUR76-like — encoded protein: MPKGSKLTKIKSVLKKMQSFKLGQGAKLSSIAAASNSSDDEPSAVSSKDLHSVYVGKSRRRYLITSDVMENPLFRQLVDRDHEESITVGCEVVLFEHLLWMLENADPQPDSLNELVDFYSC